The genomic interval CGCCACGCAGAGGCGGATTTGCAGCAGGCGGCGGCGGTAGAGAAAGATCGTCACGAGCGGCAGCGCGGCGGCGAGCGCCAGCAGGATGCCCAGATAGAGGGTCGGCTGCGCGAGCGTACCGTCGGCGCTCCGCAACGAAAAGGCGTACAGCCCGTATTCGCCGGCCTGGCCGGCGAACCACGCCAGCGGCGCGAAAAGCATGACGGCGACCAGGGCCGTCACGATCAGCAGATAGAG from Alistipes dispar carries:
- a CDS encoding DUF4293 domain-containing protein translates to MIQRIQTLYLLIVTALVAVMLFAPLAWFAGQAGEYGLYAFSLRSADGTLAQPTLYLGILLALAAALPLVTIFLYRRRLLQIRLCVAEMVLLAGAVVMEGVYYFLSGRLFAGMAFHTQGFKPAIALPLVALLFAFLAARAIFHDELLVRSADRIR